The following coding sequences lie in one Arachis stenosperma cultivar V10309 chromosome 5, arast.V10309.gnm1.PFL2, whole genome shotgun sequence genomic window:
- the LOC130982759 gene encoding profilin-1, producing MSWQTYVDDHLLCEIEGNHLSSAAILGQDGSVWAQSSNFPQFKPEEITAIMNDFAEPGSLAPTGLYLGGTKYMVIQGEPGAVIRGKKGPGGVTIKKTNQALIIGIYDEPMTPGQCNMIVERLGDYLIDTGL from the exons atgTCGTGGCAAACCTACGTCGATGACCACCTTCTCTGCGAAATTGAAGGCAACCACCTCTCCTCCGCCGCAATCCTCGGCCAAGACGGCAGTGTTTGGGCTCAGAGCTCTAATTTCCCTCAG TTCAAGCCTGAGGAAATTACTGCTATCATGAACGACTTTGCTGAGCCTGGATCGCTCGCCCCTACCGGGTTGTACCTCGGTGGCACCAAATACATGGTTATCCAAGGTGAACCCGGAGCTGTCATTCGAGGGAAGAAG GGTCCTGGTGGTGTTACCATTAAGAAGACGAATCAGGCGTTGATCATTGGAATCTACGATGAGCCAATGACTCCAGGGCAGTGCAACATGATTGTTGAAAGGCTGGGTGATTATCTCATTGATACGGGTCTTTAA
- the LOC130979669 gene encoding glucan endo-1,3-beta-glucosidase 13-like: protein MKRASSFIFAASLFLLLLDCCSGSFVGICYGRNADDLPTPDKVAKLVQLHQIKYLRIYDSNIQVLKAFANTGVELMIGVPNSDLLPFSQFQTNADTWLKNSILPYYPAAKITYITVGAEVTESSNNVSALVVPAMNNVLTALKKAGLHKKIKVSSTHSLGVLSRSFPPSAGAFNSNHAHFLKPLLEFLAENQSPFMIDIYPYYAYRDSPNKVSLDYALFESSSEVIDPNTGLLYTNMFDAQVDAIYFALTALNFRTIKVMVTETGWPSKGSPKEKAATPDNAQTYNTNLIRHVINDTGTPAKPGEELDVYIFSLFNENRKPGLESERNWGLFYPDETKVYSLDFTGKDAAVDLTSGANGTRTSNGTTWCIASSKASQADLQNAIDWACGSGNVDCTAIQPSQPCFEPDNLVSHASYAFNSYYQQNGASDVACSFGGSGVIVDKDPTYDNCIYMRTGINTTVTSNTTAISSTSTSTPTPTASSSSGRQIFTWISSSLLLTFISLV from the exons ATGAAAAGGGCCTCTAGCTTCATCTTTGCTGCTTCACTATTCCTTCTGCTTCTGG ATTGTTGCTCTGGGAGTTTTGTTGGGATCTGCTATGGAAGAAATGCTGATGATCTTCCAACACCTGACAAGGTAGCAAAGCTGGTTCAACTTCACCAAATCAAGTATCTTAGAATCTATGATTCCAACATACAGGTTCTTAAGGCTTTTGCAAACACTGGGGTCGAACTCATGATTGGGGTTCCAAATTCGGACTTGCTGCCATTCTCCCAGTTCCAAACCAATGCAGACACTTGGCTGAAGAATAGCATCCTTCCTTACTATCCGGCTGCAAAGATCACATACATAACCGTCGGCGCAGAAGTCACAGAAAGTTCCAACAATGTTTCTGCACTAGTAGTGCCTGCAATGAATAATGTCCTCACTGCACTAAAGAAAGCAGGACTTCATAAGAAGATAAAGGTCTCCAGCACTCATTCCCTCGGTGTTCTGTCTCGGTCATTCCCACCTTCGGCTGGGGCTTTTAATAGCAACCATGCTCATTTCCTCAAGCCACTGCTAGAATTCTTAGCAGAGAATCAGTCACCTTTTATGATTGATATATATCCTTATTATGCTTACAGAGATTCCCCGAACAAAGTGTCGTTGGACTATGCTTTGTTTGAGTCATCCTCTGAAGTTATTGATCCAAACACTGGTTTGCTGTATACAAACATGTTTGATGCTCAGGTTGATGCTATTTATTTCGCGCTGACGGCCTTAAATTTCAGAACAATTAAGGTTATGGTCACTGAAACAGGTTGGCCTTCGAAAGGTTCGCCTAAAGAGAAAGCCGCCACACCTGATAATGCACAAACTTATAACACAAATCTGATAAGGCATGTAATCAATGACACCGGCACCCCTGCAAAGCCTGGAGAAGAGTTAGATGTTTACATTTTCTCATTGTTCAACGAAAACAGGAAGCCTGGTTTGGAATCCGAGAGGAACTGGGGACTATTTTATCCGGATGAGACGAAAGTTTACAGCCTTGATTTCACCGGAAAAGATGCTGCTGTTGACTTGACTAGTGGTGCGAATGGAACCAGAACAAGTAATGGAACAACATGGTGCATTGCTTCGAGTAAGGCCTCGCAAGCTGACTTGCAGAATGCCATAGATTGGGCATGTGGTTCTGGCAATGTGGATTGCACTGCTATCCAGCCAAGCCAGCCGTGCTTCGAGCCGGATAACCTGGTCTCGCACGCATCGTATGCTTTTAATAGCTATTACCAGCAAAATGGGGCTTCAGATGTTGCTTGTAGTTTTGGAGGGTCTGGTGTTATAGTTGATAAGGATCCAA CCTATGACAACTGCATCTACATGAGAACCGG AATCAATACAACTGTTACAAGTAATACAACAGCAATATCTTCAACTtcaacttcaactccaactccAACTGCATCATCTTCTTCTGGGAGACAAATTTTCACATGGATTTCCAGCTCTCTTCTATTAACCTTTATCTCCCTCGTATAG